In the Chryseobacterium sp. MYb264 genome, one interval contains:
- a CDS encoding T9SS type A sorting domain-containing protein: protein MRKKITLLLFGVPVFGFAQSAIGNINSGAVSGENFTHSVGEIYVIPTDPEQANSGTMGMLYQTVLQVLGVTELQKDNVKIYPNPTTDFVYVKLDSKTKIEEAEVYDTAGRLVFKAKLESGKLDLRTLQSGIYMLSFKNPEIKPIKIIKKP from the coding sequence ATGCGAAAAAAAATTACTCTTTTATTATTCGGAGTGCCCGTTTTTGGTTTTGCCCAATCTGCGATTGGAAATATCAATTCAGGAGCAGTTTCCGGAGAAAATTTCACACATTCTGTTGGAGAAATCTATGTAATCCCAACCGATCCTGAACAGGCAAATTCTGGAACAATGGGAATGCTTTATCAAACTGTTTTACAGGTTTTAGGTGTTACTGAACTTCAAAAAGACAATGTTAAAATCTACCCGAATCCTACCACAGATTTTGTATATGTAAAGCTTGATTCTAAAACAAAAATTGAAGAAGCGGAAGTGTACGATACTGCCGGAAGACTTGTTTTTAAAGCAAAACTTGAATCTGGCAAGCTTGATCTTCGCACTTTACAATCGGGAATTTATATGTTATCATTTAAAAACCCGGAAATCAAACCTATTAAAATTATCAAAAAACCTTAA
- a CDS encoding SDR family oxidoreductase — protein sequence MKTQNKSKSRSKVPKEGLYPEIIRKNYLGSKKLFNKKAVITGGDSGIGQAVAVHFAREGADVAIIYKESDKDAKETKKLIEKEGRKCTLIKGDLTKKAFRTRCLEKIKKDWKNLDILVNNAGIQFPKNDIENISDDQIRQTFETNIISMIALTRDFLNLMNKGSRIICTTSVTAYRGSDHLIDYSATKGSIATFIRSLAVNIADKGILVNGVAPGPVWTPLVKETFDDLSTFGKDNPLKRAGQPSEVAPAYVFLASEDSSFITGEIIHINGGDFVGG from the coding sequence ATGAAAACACAGAACAAGTCAAAATCTAGATCGAAAGTTCCGAAAGAAGGGTTATATCCCGAAATTATTCGTAAAAATTATCTGGGAAGCAAAAAATTATTTAACAAAAAAGCTGTTATTACAGGCGGTGACAGCGGAATCGGACAAGCGGTAGCTGTTCATTTTGCGAGAGAAGGAGCCGATGTTGCGATTATTTATAAAGAAAGCGACAAAGATGCTAAGGAAACCAAGAAATTGATTGAGAAAGAAGGTAGGAAATGCACTTTAATCAAAGGTGATTTAACCAAAAAAGCTTTCAGAACAAGATGCTTAGAAAAGATTAAAAAAGATTGGAAAAATCTTGATATTTTAGTTAATAATGCTGGAATTCAATTTCCTAAAAACGATATAGAAAATATTTCGGATGATCAGATCCGACAAACATTTGAAACCAATATTATTTCAATGATTGCCTTAACCAGAGATTTTCTGAATTTAATGAACAAGGGCTCAAGGATAATATGCACGACTTCTGTCACAGCCTACCGCGGAAGTGATCACCTGATCGATTATTCGGCTACCAAAGGATCCATCGCTACTTTCATAAGATCTTTAGCTGTAAATATTGCAGATAAAGGGATTTTGGTAAATGGAGTTGCGCCTGGTCCGGTTTGGACGCCTCTTGTAAAAGAAACGTTTGACGATCTTTCAACATTTGGAAAAGATAATCCGTTAAAACGTGCAGGTCAGCCATCGGAAGTAGCCCCGGCCTATGTTTTTCTGGCTTCGGAAGATTCCAGTTTTATCACCGGCGAGATCATTCATATTAACGGAGGTGATTTTGTCGGAGGATAA
- a CDS encoding Crp/Fnr family transcriptional regulator — translation MSNTSLEVCYDFPFFLREELDEIFQAHEKKVFRKGDFILEEGKTANEYYILEKGLVRSYVHDFNGNEVTTHFFVENEIVIEVSSIFQRIPTQENIVCITDCECWKLDFETFQELFHKIPNLREWGRAWMSQQLFIYKQRSVEMFTLSATKRYLNLLEQQPHVIQFAPLKQIASYLGVTDTSLSRIRKELVSHPRK, via the coding sequence ATGAGTAATACATCTTTAGAAGTCTGCTATGATTTCCCGTTTTTCCTTAGAGAAGAGCTTGATGAAATATTTCAGGCTCATGAAAAAAAAGTTTTCAGGAAGGGAGATTTTATCCTTGAAGAGGGAAAAACGGCTAATGAATACTATATTTTGGAGAAAGGTTTGGTACGCTCCTATGTCCATGATTTTAACGGAAATGAAGTCACTACCCATTTTTTTGTGGAAAATGAGATTGTTATTGAAGTTTCCTCTATTTTTCAAAGAATTCCGACTCAGGAAAATATAGTCTGTATAACCGATTGCGAATGCTGGAAACTGGATTTCGAAACGTTTCAGGAATTATTTCATAAGATTCCTAATCTCCGGGAATGGGGCAGAGCTTGGATGTCGCAGCAACTTTTTATCTATAAACAGCGTTCTGTGGAGATGTTTACCCTTTCCGCTACAAAACGCTATCTGAATTTGCTTGAACAACAGCCTCATGTCATTCAATTCGCTCCGTTAAAGCAGATCGCTTCCTATTTAGGCGTTACAGATACTTCGCTGAGCAGAATCAGAAAAGAACTGGTTTCACATCCAAGGAAATAG
- a CDS encoding VOC family protein has product MAKLNPYLNFDGKAEEAFNFYKSVFGGEFLGEIHKMGNAPGTENLSDEEKNRVMHIALPIGGDLLMASDIVPSFGQNLNVGNNNYVSIFPESKEEADRLFKGLSEGGNVEMPIEDQFWGDYFGSFQDKYGVHWMVNYNEEYAK; this is encoded by the coding sequence ATGGCTAAATTAAATCCGTACCTAAATTTTGATGGCAAAGCAGAAGAAGCTTTTAATTTCTATAAATCCGTTTTTGGCGGTGAGTTTTTAGGTGAAATTCACAAAATGGGAAATGCTCCCGGAACTGAAAACTTATCTGACGAAGAGAAAAACAGGGTGATGCACATTGCGCTTCCGATTGGTGGAGATTTGTTGATGGCATCAGACATTGTTCCAAGTTTCGGACAAAATCTGAATGTTGGAAATAACAATTACGTTTCTATTTTCCCAGAGTCTAAAGAAGAAGCCGACAGACTTTTCAAAGGACTTTCTGAAGGTGGAAATGTTGAAATGCCGATTGAAGACCAGTTTTGGGGCGATTATTTTGGAAGTTTTCAGGATAAATATGGTGTTCATTGGATGGTGAACTATAATGAAGAATACGCAAAATAA
- a CDS encoding DoxX family protein: protein MKLLTILFVTFILALLGTKIFQGTWNFLFSGNLGMTVFIIFTGLAHFKFQKGMAMMMPDFIPAKMFWVYFTGIIEIGAGIGLMFPSIREITAVLLIIFYVLVFVANINSSKKKVNIFKADDSGPGMKYLYKERLPMQMILIAWTWFFGIYLN, encoded by the coding sequence ATGAAATTATTAACCATTCTTTTTGTAACCTTTATTCTCGCTTTATTAGGAACGAAAATTTTTCAGGGAACCTGGAATTTTCTGTTTTCCGGAAACTTGGGAATGACGGTTTTCATTATCTTCACTGGGCTTGCGCATTTCAAATTTCAAAAAGGTATGGCGATGATGATGCCTGATTTTATTCCTGCTAAAATGTTTTGGGTATATTTTACAGGAATCATTGAAATTGGAGCAGGAATTGGCTTGATGTTTCCCTCAATAAGAGAAATTACAGCGGTTTTGTTAATTATTTTCTATGTTTTAGTTTTTGTAGCGAATATTAATTCATCAAAGAAAAAAGTAAATATTTTCAAAGCAGATGATTCGGGGCCGGGAATGAAGTATCTTTATAAAGAAAGACTTCCGATGCAGATGATCTTAATTGCATGGACCTGGTTTTTTGGAATTTATTTGAATTAA
- a CDS encoding DUF763 domain-containing protein yields MKRSGTADLPLHYGKVPPWLYERMSILGLSIVEVILMDYGKDEVLRRLANPFWFQSFGAVMGMDWHSSGITTSVMGALKRSINPNSQALGLYICGGKGKFSRETPSELLQIADKTGLNGTELVKASKLSAKVDNTAIQDGYQLYLHNFIVSDNGNWSVVQQGMHESDGTARRYHWHSENIKSFIEEPHTGINGISRGQILNLTDSEASENRKGILDISHTDSAEIMSDFARLILPNHHDVQASDVDLKRLGALLYVTREQQPQNFEDLLMLEGVGPRTMQSLALVSEVIHGAPSRFKDPARFSFAHGGKDGHPFPVPTKIYDESIQILKTGIEKSKLGNSDKLRTINKLHQIIEATEKDFTPDFDIQQVIEEERQNSWRFGGKTVFGDAQKPSPPKAIQLSLF; encoded by the coding sequence ATGAAACGTTCCGGAACCGCAGATTTACCCCTTCACTATGGCAAAGTACCACCTTGGCTCTATGAGCGTATGTCAATTCTCGGGCTTTCTATTGTTGAGGTGATCCTGATGGATTACGGGAAAGACGAAGTTCTTCGCCGATTGGCAAATCCGTTTTGGTTCCAGAGCTTTGGAGCGGTAATGGGAATGGATTGGCATTCTTCAGGAATAACAACGTCTGTCATGGGTGCCTTGAAACGTTCCATCAATCCCAATTCTCAGGCTTTAGGCTTGTATATTTGTGGTGGAAAAGGAAAGTTTTCCCGAGAAACTCCTTCTGAATTACTTCAGATCGCCGACAAAACCGGTTTAAACGGAACAGAATTGGTGAAAGCCAGCAAGCTTTCTGCGAAGGTTGATAATACGGCAATTCAGGATGGATATCAATTATACCTGCATAATTTTATTGTATCGGATAATGGAAACTGGAGCGTTGTCCAACAGGGAATGCACGAATCTGATGGCACAGCAAGACGCTACCATTGGCATTCCGAAAATATAAAATCCTTTATTGAAGAGCCTCATACGGGAATTAATGGAATTTCGAGAGGTCAGATTTTAAACCTTACCGATTCCGAAGCTTCTGAAAACAGGAAAGGAATTTTAGATATTTCTCACACCGATTCTGCAGAAATTATGAGTGATTTTGCAAGATTAATTCTTCCCAATCATCACGATGTGCAGGCTTCTGATGTAGATTTGAAACGATTGGGAGCCCTTTTATATGTCACTCGCGAACAGCAACCGCAGAATTTCGAAGATTTATTGATGCTGGAAGGTGTCGGTCCTCGAACAATGCAGTCTTTAGCTTTGGTGAGCGAGGTGATTCACGGTGCACCTTCAAGATTTAAAGATCCTGCCAGATTTTCCTTTGCTCATGGCGGAAAGGACGGTCATCCTTTTCCGGTTCCGACCAAAATTTATGATGAAAGTATTCAGATTCTCAAAACGGGAATCGAAAAATCAAAGCTTGGAAATTCGGATAAATTAAGAACAATAAATAAACTTCATCAAATTATAGAAGCCACCGAAAAAGATTTTACGCCTGATTTTGATATTCAGCAGGTGATTGAAGAGGAAAGGCAAAATTCCTGGCGTTTCGGCGGTAAAACCGTTTTTGGAGATGCTCAGAAACCCTCTCCTCCAAAAGCAATTCAGCTTTCTCTGTTTTAA
- a CDS encoding VOC family protein — MKINQIYVNLPVKDIQKTKEFWTNIGFSINEQITDEKAVCVMMSDNIQVMFLEEEFFQTFSERPVPKGDTTQVLVAIGLDSREEVD, encoded by the coding sequence ATGAAAATCAATCAAATCTATGTCAATCTTCCGGTAAAAGATATTCAGAAAACGAAAGAATTCTGGACAAATATTGGATTTTCGATCAACGAACAGATCACGGATGAAAAAGCCGTCTGCGTTATGATGAGTGATAATATTCAGGTCATGTTTCTGGAGGAAGAGTTTTTTCAGACCTTCTCTGAAAGACCGGTTCCCAAAGGGGATACCACACAGGTTTTGGTGGCTATTGGCTTAGACAGCCGTGAAGAAGTTGACTAG
- the tpx gene encoding thiol peroxidase, protein MSTITLKGNEVNTIGTLPSVGTTIRDFALVDSGLNVKTLETFEGKKKVFNIFPSIDTPTCASSARKFNEEASALENTVVINVSKDLPFALGRFCAAEGLSNVETLSDFRSSFGDDNEVTITDSPLKGLLSRAVIVTDADNKVVYTEQVSEIADEPNYEAALNALK, encoded by the coding sequence ATGTCAACGATCACTTTAAAAGGAAACGAAGTAAATACAATAGGAACTTTACCATCAGTGGGAACAACAATTAGAGATTTTGCTTTGGTAGATTCAGGATTAAACGTAAAAACATTGGAAACTTTCGAAGGAAAGAAAAAAGTATTCAACATTTTCCCAAGTATCGATACGCCAACTTGCGCATCTTCTGCAAGAAAATTTAACGAAGAAGCTTCTGCATTAGAAAACACTGTGGTAATAAATGTTTCTAAAGATTTGCCTTTCGCATTGGGAAGATTCTGTGCGGCTGAGGGATTATCAAATGTGGAAACGCTTTCAGATTTCAGAAGCAGCTTTGGTGATGATAACGAGGTAACGATTACAGATTCTCCTTTGAAAGGTTTGTTGAGCCGTGCGGTTATCGTAACAGATGCGGATAACAAAGTGGTTTACACGGAGCAGGTTTCTGAAATTGCAGACGAACCGAACTACGAAGCAGCTTTGAATGCTTTAAAATAA
- a CDS encoding S9 family peptidase — protein sequence MNTPSKIFGITQVVISAIMMNAQTTTTKLPGDPTLVSDKATIEKLINYDKGNFKYKVEDYFARPKASQFKLSPDGQYLSYKEKDKDSKNHVYVKDLKSGKITRALVEKDDLIRSYGWLNKKRLFYTQDKGGNENLHLYAADIDGKNLKDLTPFEGVKIGFVSIIKDTDFAVVTLNKNNKQIFEPYKINFITGEMTQLFENKDTKSPIDDYLFDKDGNLRGYSILENGLTTKLYYKDLATGKFNLIKSTDWKDNFNVIRFNDNSKNKDEAYVVTNLDSDKARIVLYDLKKNAVIREVYSNPTFDVSSISVSGKKRNYDLDYISYTGIKNETIPVSPFYKEIHDQLATEFGDKQFYVVSSDDNETKLLVVVDSDKLYGKYYEYDTKTKTAKLLFDLMPQLKEEDMAEMRPIEFKSRDGITIHGYITLPKAALEGQKVPLVVNPHGGPQGIRDDWGFNPETQLFASRGYATLQVNFRISGGYGKEFQTSGYKQIGRKAMDDVEDGVKYAIAQGWIDKDKVAIYGGSHGGYATLMGLIKTPDLYSCGVDYVGVSNIFTFFDSFPEYWKPYKEMVKQIWYDLDNPEEAKIAKEVSPVFQIDKIKKPLFVVQGANDPRVNINESDQIVKGLRAKGFEVPYMVKYDEGHGFGKEPNRIEFYKSMLGFFAENFNK from the coding sequence ATGAATACACCTTCTAAAATTTTCGGAATTACACAGGTGGTAATATCCGCCATTATGATGAACGCACAAACTACGACGACTAAATTGCCCGGCGATCCCACTCTGGTTTCGGACAAGGCAACCATTGAAAAACTTATTAATTACGACAAAGGTAATTTTAAATATAAAGTTGAAGATTATTTTGCGCGTCCCAAAGCTTCTCAGTTTAAGCTTTCTCCTGACGGACAGTATCTTTCCTATAAAGAAAAAGATAAGGACAGCAAAAATCATGTGTATGTGAAAGACCTTAAATCAGGAAAAATTACCAGAGCTTTGGTTGAAAAAGATGATTTAATCAGAAGTTATGGCTGGCTGAATAAAAAACGATTGTTTTATACTCAGGATAAAGGGGGAAATGAAAACCTTCATTTATATGCAGCAGATATAGACGGTAAAAATCTGAAAGATCTTACTCCTTTTGAAGGGGTGAAAATAGGATTTGTATCGATTATAAAAGATACCGATTTTGCCGTAGTTACGCTGAACAAAAATAATAAACAGATATTCGAACCGTATAAAATCAATTTCATTACCGGAGAGATGACCCAGCTGTTTGAAAATAAGGATACTAAAAGCCCTATTGATGATTACCTGTTTGATAAAGATGGTAATTTGAGAGGCTACAGTATTCTTGAAAACGGATTGACGACCAAGCTTTATTACAAAGATCTGGCTACGGGAAAATTCAATCTGATAAAATCCACAGACTGGAAAGACAATTTCAATGTGATCCGTTTTAATGATAATTCTAAAAATAAAGATGAGGCGTATGTTGTGACCAATCTCGATAGTGATAAAGCGAGGATTGTACTCTATGACCTCAAGAAAAATGCTGTTATCAGAGAGGTATATTCCAATCCGACTTTTGATGTAAGTTCAATTAGTGTATCAGGGAAAAAGAGGAATTATGATCTGGATTATATCAGTTATACCGGAATTAAGAATGAAACGATTCCTGTAAGTCCGTTTTATAAGGAAATTCATGATCAACTGGCTACGGAGTTTGGGGATAAGCAGTTTTATGTAGTTTCCTCAGATGATAACGAAACCAAACTACTGGTGGTGGTTGACAGTGATAAGCTGTACGGAAAATATTATGAATACGATACAAAAACCAAAACGGCTAAACTTCTTTTTGATTTAATGCCTCAGCTGAAAGAAGAGGATATGGCAGAGATGCGCCCTATTGAATTTAAAAGCAGAGACGGGATAACGATTCATGGCTATATTACGTTGCCCAAAGCGGCTTTGGAAGGACAAAAAGTTCCTTTAGTTGTGAATCCTCACGGGGGGCCTCAGGGAATTCGTGATGATTGGGGCTTTAATCCGGAAACTCAATTGTTTGCAAGCAGAGGATATGCGACATTGCAGGTGAATTTCAGAATTTCAGGAGGTTACGGTAAAGAATTCCAGACCTCCGGCTATAAACAGATCGGCAGAAAAGCGATGGATGATGTAGAAGATGGCGTAAAATATGCGATTGCCCAAGGCTGGATTGATAAAGATAAAGTAGCGATCTATGGCGGAAGTCATGGTGGTTATGCAACATTGATGGGATTAATAAAGACTCCGGATCTTTATTCATGTGGAGTCGATTATGTTGGCGTTTCCAATATTTTCACCTTTTTTGACTCATTTCCTGAATACTGGAAGCCGTATAAAGAAATGGTGAAACAGATCTGGTATGACTTGGATAATCCTGAAGAAGCTAAAATTGCGAAGGAAGTTTCTCCGGTTTTTCAGATCGATAAAATAAAAAAACCATTATTTGTCGTTCAGGGGGCGAATGACCCGAGAGTAAACATCAATGAATCTGATCAGATTGTAAAAGGACTGAGAGCAAAAGGCTTCGAGGTTCCTTATATGGTAAAGTATGATGAGGGACACGGATTTGGTAAAGAACCGAACCGTATCGAATTTTATAAATC
- a CDS encoding SRPBCC family protein, translating to MEPIKIDITILAPVQKVWDYYNDPKHITKWNFAHESWQCPSSENDLKVGGKFKNRMEAKDGSFGFDFEGIYDEVLPNERIKYHIEDGRNVDIVFDKVDENTTNVKISFDPEKQNSVEMQRDGWYAILNNFHKYVETH from the coding sequence ATGGAACCTATTAAAATTGATATTACGATTTTAGCCCCTGTACAAAAGGTTTGGGATTATTATAACGATCCGAAACATATCACAAAATGGAACTTCGCTCACGAGTCATGGCAGTGTCCAAGTTCTGAAAACGACTTAAAAGTTGGCGGAAAATTTAAAAACAGAATGGAAGCGAAAGACGGAAGTTTTGGATTTGATTTTGAAGGAATTTATGATGAAGTTCTTCCAAATGAAAGAATAAAATACCATATTGAAGATGGCAGAAATGTTGACATCGTTTTTGATAAAGTTGATGAAAATACAACGAATGTGAAAATCAGTTTTGATCCTGAAAAGCAAAATTCAGTGGAGATGCAGAGAGACGGCTGGTACGCTATTCTGAATAATTTCCATAAATATGTAGAAACTCATTAA
- a CDS encoding VOC family protein, with the protein MNNDIFPCLWYDGDAKESAAFYCKVFDGKITADTPVVMNIDIFGQKLMLLNGGPHFKKNASVSFMVICETEDEVQNYWDQLSDEGMVLMDLDSYSWSKKYGWVRDKYGVSWQIFLGEKQIEQKIIPTLMFIHENNGKAMEAMELYTNTFPNSKIGNILRYGDGSEGHSNPEPAENIQHAHFEIDSYSFFCMDNSYDHQFDFNEGISMVIMTNDQEETDKYWNTLTSDGGRESMCGWLKDKYGFSWQIVPKRLIQLMSDQDQEKAQKVVQAMMKMQKIIIQDLENAYHS; encoded by the coding sequence ATGAATAACGATATTTTCCCATGTCTTTGGTACGACGGGGATGCAAAAGAATCTGCAGCGTTTTACTGCAAAGTGTTTGACGGGAAAATTACAGCAGATACGCCTGTAGTCATGAATATTGATATTTTCGGTCAGAAATTAATGCTGTTGAACGGTGGTCCTCATTTTAAGAAAAACGCTTCTGTTTCGTTTATGGTCATTTGTGAAACGGAAGATGAGGTTCAGAATTACTGGGATCAGCTTTCTGATGAAGGAATGGTTTTAATGGATCTGGATTCTTATTCCTGGAGCAAAAAATATGGTTGGGTTCGCGATAAATATGGCGTAAGCTGGCAGATTTTCTTAGGGGAAAAACAGATTGAACAAAAGATAATTCCGACTTTAATGTTTATCCATGAAAATAATGGAAAAGCAATGGAAGCCATGGAATTGTATACAAACACTTTCCCAAATTCTAAAATCGGAAATATTTTAAGATATGGAGACGGAAGCGAAGGTCATTCAAATCCGGAACCAGCCGAAAATATTCAACATGCGCATTTTGAAATTGATAGTTATAGTTTCTTCTGCATGGATAATTCTTATGACCACCAATTTGATTTTAATGAAGGGATTTCAATGGTGATAATGACCAATGATCAGGAAGAAACCGATAAATATTGGAATACTCTGACTTCTGATGGCGGAAGAGAAAGCATGTGCGGTTGGTTGAAAGATAAGTATGGTTTTAGCTGGCAAATTGTCCCGAAAAGATTGATTCAACTGATGAGCGATCAGGATCAGGAGAAAGCTCAGAAAGTAGTTCAGGCAATGATGAAGATGCAGAAAATTATTATACAGGATTTAGAAAATGCTTATCATTCTTAA
- a CDS encoding SRPBCC domain-containing protein, giving the protein MEILNFEIEINASPEKVWSVLWADISFRQWTSAFTKGSFYEGTLEEGSIVKFLDPHNNGMYSRVVKNIPNEEMKFLHLGEIYEGVETAQEWGDATETYILEEKEEGVLLKIIINTSDEFKEVFNDKLPLALSNVKHLSENQL; this is encoded by the coding sequence ATGGAAATTTTAAATTTTGAAATCGAAATCAATGCATCACCCGAAAAAGTTTGGAGTGTGCTCTGGGCAGATATTTCTTTCAGACAATGGACTTCGGCTTTTACGAAAGGTTCCTTCTATGAAGGAACGCTAGAGGAAGGAAGTATCGTAAAATTCCTTGATCCTCATAATAACGGAATGTATAGCAGGGTCGTGAAAAATATTCCTAATGAAGAAATGAAATTCTTACACTTGGGTGAAATTTACGAAGGTGTAGAAACGGCTCAGGAATGGGGAGATGCGACAGAAACTTACATCTTGGAAGAGAAGGAAGAAGGCGTTTTATTAAAAATTATTATTAATACTTCTGATGAATTTAAAGAAGTTTTTAACGATAAACTTCCACTCGCATTATCGAATGTAAAGCATCTTTCTGAAAATCAACTCTAA
- a CDS encoding SRPBCC family protein, with amino-acid sequence METLSYEIVINASQQKVWDVLWNEKTYVQWTKFFNPASHSFMKTDWKVGGKTYFTNADGEGMVSTIDSLEEPNQIIFKHLGMIDKEGNEDTESMEVKQWSGCFEKYILIDFDGKTKLHAEVQVEKEWQDHMNTGFTKGLEIVKDLAENQM; translated from the coding sequence ATGGAAACTCTATCTTACGAAATAGTAATCAATGCCTCTCAGCAGAAAGTCTGGGATGTGCTTTGGAATGAGAAAACCTATGTTCAATGGACGAAATTTTTCAATCCAGCTTCTCATTCTTTTATGAAGACCGATTGGAAAGTTGGCGGTAAAACATACTTTACCAATGCAGATGGTGAAGGGATGGTTTCTACAATTGACAGTCTTGAAGAACCCAATCAAATCATTTTTAAACATTTAGGAATGATTGATAAGGAAGGAAATGAAGATACGGAAAGCATGGAAGTCAAACAATGGAGTGGTTGTTTTGAAAAATATATCTTGATTGATTTTGATGGAAAAACAAAGCTTCACGCTGAGGTTCAGGTGGAAAAAGAGTGGCAGGATCATATGAATACAGGTTTTACAAAAGGTTTGGAAATTGTAAAAGATCTTGCTGAAAATCAGATGTAA